The region CCTATCTGCCATCTGATTGAAACgatatatacctacacataaTCGATTATATTGTAGTCTGGTGGTGATATCGACTGTTGATTGGGCCGCCTGACTGGCACCTGCACGGCTTGATTGCtcgaatatacatgtatgtatgaaaCATCATGCATGATCTTACATACCATGGAAAAGTGTCGATTTGGCCGGTTATCTTCATCTCATttcatcaattaattattttttgagtTTGTCCATCGTACCGAGtaataattgtattttttctcacatttttcaattcctgtGAATTCGTGAATGTTACTCAAATTTGTCTATTCGCACTGCACTTTATTGGGACACATAAATCGAGAGATGAAAATCGTTGGACGAAATCGTCCGGTCAAAtttacgataataataatgatttgaTATTTTGTCTAAAATTCACGACTGGTGTCAgatttaaaagaaatttcgCGCACTCATTATCGGCTTATCAGTAATAACGAAAGTACCAATtgctttttatttactttctgCCGTGTGCATTGGAGTTGGATCAATATTTTGTTACACACATCTAGAACTTGTAAAAATGCTCGTGGTGCGGAAATATAATCGATGCCTATAACATAGCAGATTGACCATCTTGTACTCCTAGCAGAATTTCATTCGCTAATTTATAAATGTACATATTTTCtgcgaagtaaaaaaaattttaaaaatcaaatttcttcaTCAACCGTAAGTCACTGCACGTAAATGTTCTTACGAATAATAATCCATCTCTCTATAATGACTTTGAATGCAAAAACATGTTACAATCGTCCCGAAAGAACCAAAAAATGGTTTGTTGGAAATGTATTTTCATAAACACTCCATATGAGGGATTCcatttattgtattttactGCAATTTTTCGTCAGGAATAAAATCAACTTATTTTACTTTAAAGTTCAGCTTAAGCTTCgttattttttgcttttcattCCTCAGCGCTTTTTTCTGCTTCGTAGTTTCTCTACGCTATTCTCCGAAGTCGTTGTGGAAGTTTAACTCTCGAAGAATTGCTCGTATCGTATACATGAACTTGACTGATATACCGACTCTCACAAGTGACAAAGTTCATTGTGAGATGTTCAAGGAAGTTGACGAGGATGGTGGCAAGTGtggtaataaataaaacagtaaCAGTAATTCAATAGCAATGCGTTGTAGAGGTTCGTGAACGAGAAAGAGACGATGTATTTAAGATGACAGCATCGTCAAAATTTGCACACAAGTTCGGCGGTGTAAAACGTCTCAGTCAACAATATTCATTCGTATAAATCTAGGAAAGCAGTGAAGTCACGTAGGCGTTTGCTTCGTCGACGATGGACGACAATACCGAATCAGCTTCGCTGTTGATCTGGCTGATGATGCTGCTCTTGGAGACTGCTAAGAGGATGTCAGCAACGGCGTCGGCAATCCAGTCAGTCAGCACGTTGCCACTCAGCTCGGCAGAGGATGTTCTGtggttggaatatgaacgaatttgaaacatttcgAATAAGGTCATTATGACGGaggatataaattttcaagcgTTCCAATCCcgtttataattattagacATTAGTGAGTTTTAGAGAAACGGTGTAGAAGTTAGTCGCACAGCTTTACCCTGCGGACAAATCCATTTTCGATAAAAACAATTCCCCCGTTAAACTAAATCGAATCTTGGTCAACTCACCCGATGCTGTTGACCGCAAAAGAATCAAAAGCGATTGTGTAATTGTGCACGTTTGCGCTGAAGCCCACGGTGGTGTCGATCTTTTTGAAGGTTACCGTTGCGGTTCCAGTCTCATGAAGACTGCCCAAAAGTTTCGCGTAGTACGTGTAAGCGGCCTGAAATGGGGTAGGGTCGAAAATTCAGAAAGAGAATTAAAATCATGAGGTCGTAATTTATATTGTACACCATCGGTGATTACTCACCGTTGCTACGTCGACTCCCATGTTAGCATCGAAACTTAGAGTTTCTCCATCGTATCCAAGATTTACGTCGCCGTAACGTTTCACTGATGACAAACCAGTCAGCTCTCCGTCGTACAGCGAAAGGCTTCCGCTCAAGTTAATCAACAGTTctgtctgaaaaaaaagaacgtaaCAGCGTTACTAGACAAAAGGATTACCTACTCAGGAATGTATAATCAAAATTATAGCTTTAATCCTTGCAGGAGAATAGTCAAGTTGTATTTATTAGCGGGCAAAAACGTTAGAATGCGAAGTTGACTGTCACCCGAGTTGTTCATTGGTTTGACGACATTTTCGCAGCGCCGTTCGCTCAAGAGATTAGTAGTGAATCAATggatctcattgtcagtgaagTTTGAGGCATACTTTGACATTGGAAATCACTGCTGATTTCCAACTGACAAACCTTTCGGAAATTTAAATGGCAAAATCGATCTTTCACAGCCCAACGTGATCAGCAGTACGGATTTCACTTTCTGCACGCAAGCCAATACGGATCCACGTTGAGTGAGGTCAGTGACGTCAGGCGAGAAGGTGAATTCTCGCATACTCTCGCTTTCCCTGTAAAGTCACTCTCGCTTTCAGCCGCGTTTCAAATCCTTCTGGAGTAAGGCCTCACTTTCCATTGCCTTGAACCGAAGACCTGGATCTCCACTGGGTGGCCTCCTTACCTCCTTCACCTCAGCATCGTGATTTTCGTTTCTCGACCCGCCGGCTTCTACTCCTTGCAGTCATTCGTTTCGACCCCTCGGAAGATCTTTCTACGATTGGTATTCTAAATCCCAATTAGCCAGTGCGTTGTGTCGACTGTCTATCTTTTCAATCGTCCAAAGTCAACGATGTCGAGTCCTTTCGACCACCCGCAGCAAATCCTTCGCGTGTTCAACAGTTGACACTTGATAATCAGTCTCGTTCCAAGCTTGGAGCTGAATGTGTGACTCGTTGTGTTCGACCCGAACCCTGAGCACGACGGTTGCTCAACGGCATTACTCGACTTGACGTTCGTTCCCTGGCGGAAATGATTTTCCCGGAGCGTCTAATCCGTCCGCTCCACTCTGATCTCGACTCGAGGCTCATCGACGTACTTTTTCCGAACTCCGTACTCGATACCTGGTTCAGGAGTAAGTCAGACTGTCGGTGATCCGTGGACCCAACTTTCGCCCGCAAGAACGAAGTCAGGCCGAGAGGAGACCTTGACAGATTTCACTCTAGCTTTCGTTGAAGATTTACAAAACATGGGAATCACTTTCATAGGCCTTGGTTCTCGCCTCGGCTTTCACCCTACGACCGACTGACTCCTTCCGGTGACCCAAAATTTTCCTTTTGTAAAGATAATCGCATAACACCTTtggaataacatttttatacaagATCATGTTCTTGCAATTTTCGCTGAGCGACTTATCGTCATCATCAAGAACGATAATTGAACCGATAAAACTTTACGCACTCTATAATAATGTACATTTACCGGGCACTCATTAGCTTGCATTAAGATCGTCCAGAGCAATTAATTTGCTTTCTCAAAGATTATAGCCACGAATTGATCGACTACTACGCCATTTACGTACTCGCGAGGATCACACAATCCCGCGAAACtttcaatttcataaaaataaaactaccGAGTGCGATTTTTTCACGAATCATAACTTTCTCACCATTTTATTACGCAGCCTATGTATAAACATATTCATTAGatactgtaaaataaaatttgtattcgAATCCTTATAGAGCCAAAGGTGCAATCCTGCATCAGTGGTCATCGAATTTGTAAAATTGCCACACAAATTTATTCTGCCagttttttctctgttaattttcttctaaaCTGTCATCTGCAATTAAATTTAACTCCAACTTACCACGGAGAAGGATTCCGTGACGTTCGGAATTGATAGTGGCTCAAGACTACTTGCACTGACATACGCCTGCAGAGTTTCTACTACTTCGTCGACATAGTCGTTCAGATTAGCCGAATAGGTGGTGGATCGTTTCCTGTATAAGAAGCACAGTCAGGTCGAAAATTCGATAGATGTACACATCGTTACGTCAGCGGTGGAAAGCTTATTGaagaaaatcataaaaaaacattcaaaacTTCTATACccaataacaaaaattatctAGCATTCGAATCTCATAGTGTTTCTGCAAAGTTACCAAAAttctttattgaaatttttcatagaaTGTTGATCCTTGAACTCGACTCATCTTAATCCACTCAGGAATCGAGCATCATTTCATAAAAGCAAATATCAGAGTAATGAGCTACTTTGCCAATAATTGAGGATGCTAGAAACAAGGACCAATCATCGCAGTATTTTTTTTGCGATCCCAATATAGACggacaatatatttttaatcgatGAATTGGCGAATGGATAATAAGGCTGCAACTGTAATTggttcatttcatttcaactgGTCTTTTTGTCTACCTCGATGTAATTATGCTCGATCCGAATgattaagaataaaaatctacGATATCAGAAATGACATTAGATGTGGTGCGACCATATGACGAAATCTCTGCAACAAACTAAATACACGAAGATCTGATTGTTGCCTAAATTCTTGATCTTCAACTATCGAAAATTGGGTTCAATAGCGTTGCTATGGTAGTTCTACagatttgaaactttgacaACTTTGGCAAGTGAACGAACTGGTtccgaattattatttcaggtGTGTATAGGTAAATATTTCACTCAACAAGAACAAGAAGTAACGCATATGTAATCTTACTGGTGCGTTTTGGTCGCAGAAGCCACCGCTACGAGGACGAGGAACAGTGCCGGAACAGTCTTCATGGTGATGAGACAGTGACTAGAGCCCGTAACTGGAATGCTTtattttatagattttttgcaaaaatcatCGAGATTATCTCGACGAGATTACTTATACACGACGTAAAATctcttacattattttatcgGTCAC is a window of Neodiprion pinetum isolate iyNeoPine1 chromosome 4, iyNeoPine1.2, whole genome shotgun sequence DNA encoding:
- the LOC124216104 gene encoding mite allergen Der f 7-like, with the translated sequence MKTVPALFLVLVAVASATKTHQKRSTTYSANLNDYVDEVVETLQAYVSASSLEPLSIPNVTESFSVTELLINLSGSLSLYDGELTGLSSVKRYGDVNLGYDGETLSFDANMGVDVATAAYTYYAKLLGSLHETGTATVTFKKIDTTVGFSANVHNYTIAFDSFAVNSIGTSSAELSGNVLTDWIADAVADILLAVSKSSIISQINSEADSVLSSIVDEANAYVTSLLS